In the Prochlorococcus sp. MIT 1307 genome, one interval contains:
- a CDS encoding thermonuclease family protein — MAEYVSPSPRPCAYRKGLFFASTALVMIKSCFGCIWNLLKLGLTALLAFTVFVYFSNKEEQVTIKSCYDGDTCTTARGEKIRLACIDTPELRGNRANRMPAKAARDYLNGLVAGEKVSIRRITKDRYGRTVAELSKGRINIQKRLVSKGYAQIYQRYANQCRWSKL, encoded by the coding sequence GTGGCAGAATATGTATCCCCATCACCCAGGCCCTGTGCGTATCGCAAGGGTCTTTTTTTTGCCTCAACAGCATTAGTAATGATTAAAAGCTGTTTTGGTTGCATTTGGAATTTGCTCAAGCTCGGTCTTACTGCCTTACTGGCTTTTACTGTATTTGTATATTTTTCAAATAAGGAAGAGCAGGTCACAATCAAGAGCTGCTACGACGGTGACACATGCACAACGGCTAGAGGAGAAAAAATTAGATTGGCTTGTATCGACACACCAGAACTTCGAGGGAATCGAGCTAATCGAATGCCAGCCAAAGCAGCACGGGACTATCTCAATGGTTTAGTTGCAGGAGAGAAAGTCTCCATCCGTCGGATTACTAAAGACCGTTATGGCAGAACGGTTGCTGAACTCTCCAAGGGGCGAATCAATATTCAAAAGCGATTGGTATCTAAAGGCTATGCGCAAATATATCAGCGATATGCAAATCAATGTCGCTGGTCAAAATTATGA